The genome window CACACCATCGTGAGCCGGTGCCGCTCGCCCGCCTGCGTGACGCGGATCTGGCGCATGAAATAGAGCTTCTTCGCGCAGGCCTCGTCGCACGCGCTGCTGTCGGTCATCACGAACAGCCACACGCCGCGCAGCGACGACAGCGGCACGGTCTTGCCGGTTTCGTCGGTCACCTGCAGATCCGCGGGGATCGGGCGCTGCGGCTCGATCAGCGTGCCGTAGTTGGTCGAGCCGCCCTTCGGCTTGATCACGTAATAGGTGAAGTACGACGCGATCATCGGCGCGGCGCACACGAGACCCAGCAGCACGAGCATCCAGCGGCCGCGCTTGCGGGCCGCCGGCGACATCGGCGCAGCGGCCGAACCCTGACGGGGAGATTGCATGGACAAATCAGACCTCTCGAAACGAACCCGCGGCGCGAGCGCCGCGTCCTGGCATGGCGCTCATGCGCCGGCCGACTTCTTCGCCGCACGCCGCGCAGCGTACAGGCCGAAGCCGAGCGCGGCCGCCGCCATCGCCCACCACTGAAACATGTAACCGTAATTGCGCTCGACGCCGGTCGTCGCCGCCGGCCAGTCACGCACGAGCTTGTCGCCGTCGTCGCTCGTCTGCTGGATCACGAACGGCTGCAGCGGCAGCCCCGTTTCCTTCGCATACGCGGCGACGTCCAGGTTCTGCCGGATCTTCTGGTGCGCCGCCGACCCGCCTTCGCCGAGCTCGAACGCCCGCGACGCGTCGGCGCGCGCGATGCCCACGATCTCGACGTCGCCCGCGGGCGTCGCGAACGGCTCGATCGCCGTGCGATCGGCGATATTGCGCGGCAGCCAGCCGCGATTCACGAGCACGACGCCGCCGCCCGTGAGTTTAAACGGCATCACGACGTAAAAACCCGGCTGGTCGTTATACGGCCGATTGTCGAGGAACACGGCCTGCTCGGGCAGGAAGCGGCCTGTCGCACGCACGCGATGGAACTCGATCGACGCGAGCGGCATCGGCCGCGCGCCGACGTCGACGGGCGGCGCCTGCTCGTAGCGCGCGATGCTCGCCTGCAGCGCTTCCTTCTGGTGCGCGCGGTCGCGCTGCCAGAAACCGAGACGGATCGTGACCGCGACGACGACGAGGATCAGCAGCGCGGGCAGCCAGCGGATCTTCATCATGCGGCCCGCCCGGCACCTGCTGACAAGCGAAGTGCGATAATTATCCTCTTCCTTTCGAATTGCCGTCGTCCGGTTCGTGTCATGCACATACTCGTTCCCATCGCCTTCGTCCTCATCATTGCCAGCATGGGCTCGGCGCTCTACTTCATGATGCACGACCGCGGCCACACGAAACGCATGGTCTGGTCGCTCGCCACCCGCGTCGGGCTGTCGGTGTCGCTGTTCCTGCTCATCCTGATCGCGAACGCGATGGGCTGGATCCATTCGACCGGCCTGCCGATCGGGCGTTGATCGATTCGCCGCCGCCGCCGCTGTGACATTTCGCCGCACGGCCGCGGCACCAAGCAAAAGCGCCGCCTGACTGAGTCGCGGCGGCGCCCGAGGGGTGAAGGCCGGCAGTCACGCTGCCCGGCCGACCCAATGAAAACGGCCCGCGCATTGCTGCGCGGGCCGTTGTTCCATTTACAGCCAGTAGACGACGACGTACAGGCCGAGCCAGACGACGTCGACGAAGTGCCAGTACCACGCGGCGCCTTCGAATGCGAAGTGGTGATCGGGCTTGAAGTGACCGCGGATCATCCGCACCAGCACCACCGCGAGCATCGTGCCGCCGAGGAACACGTGGAAGCCGTGGAAGCCGGTCAGCAGGAAGAACGTCGAACCGTACACGCCCGAGTTCAGCGTCAGGTTCAGTTCGTTGTACGCGTGGTAGTACTCGAAGCCCTGCAGGAACAGGAAGCAGATACCGAACGCGAGCGTCGCGGCCAGCCAGGCGATCGCCTTCTTGCGATGATCGTCACGCAGCGCGTGGTGCGAGATCGTCAGCGTCACGCCCGACGACAGCAGGAATGCGGTGTTCAGCGTCGGGATCGGCCACGGGCCCATCGTCTTGAAGTGACCGGCGAGCGCGGCGGGGCCTTCGTTCGGCCACACGGCGGAGAAATCCGGCCAGATCAGCTTGTAGTCGAGGCTGCCGAGCTGGTGCAGCGCGATTTCACGCGCATAGAACAGCGCGCCGAAGAACGCGCCGAAGAACATGACTTCCGAGAAGATGAACCAGCTCATGCTCCAGCGGTACGATTTGTCGACGTTCTTGCCGTAATGACCGCCTTCCGATTCGGCGATCGCGTCGCCGAACCAGTGATACAGCGTGAAGAGCAACCACAGCAGGCCGAGCAGCGCCGTAAACGGCGCCCAGTCGTGACCGTTGATCCACAGCGCCGCCGATCCGAGCATGACCAGCAGGCCGATGGCCGCACTGATCGGATGGTGCGACGGATGCGGCACGAAATAGTACGGGGTCTGGTTTTGACCGCTCATGCTTGATTCTCCACTTCTGTCCAATTTGTGTACCGGAAACCGCTCCGGCTTTATTTCTTGCGCGGCGTGACCACCACCGCTCCTTCCTGCACGCGCCGCCGTGGCGCCGCGCACTGCATTCTTCTTTCGTGGCCGCGGGCTTCAGCCCACGACGGCACGCACGACCAGGATCAGCACGCCGATGAACAAACCGGCTGCCAACAACGCGACGATCAGCACGTGCAGCGGATTCAGCTGCGTCGCGTCGGCCTCCAGGTCACGCCGCTTGCGCACCCCGAAAAACGACCACAACACCGCTTTCAGCGCCTGGCCGAACGACCCGCCCCGCTTGCCCTCCGTCATCGCTCCGCCTCCGTCGTCATGCGTCCGGCTTCGCCGCGCCCTGCGCCGCGGTCTTGCCCGGCGCGGGCGCCGGCGTGGCCGGCGTATTCAGCTCGAAGAACGTGTACGACAGCGTGATCGTCTTAACGTCCTTCGGCAGTTTCGGATCGATCACGAACACCACCGGCATCTTGCGCGACTCGTTCGCGGCCAGCGTCTGCTGCGTAAAGCAAAAGCACTCGATCTTCTTGAAGAACTCCGTCGCCTGCTTCGGCGCGTAGCTCGGAATCGCCTGCGCAACGACCGGCCGGCCCTGCCCGTTCGTCACGTCGTACACGATCGTCATCAGCTCGCCCGGATGCACGTCGAGACTGTTGTGCTCCGGCTTGAAACCGAGCGGGCCGCGCGCGTTCGCATCGAACTCGACCGACACCGTGCGGCTATAGTCGACCTGCGAGTTCTTCACCTCGCGCTCGCTGACATCGCGCTGCACCAGGTTGTTGATGCCGGTGATCTGGCAGATCGCCCGATACATCGGGATCAGCGCGAAGCCGAAACCGAACATCAGCCCGGCCACGACGAAGAGCTTCACCAGCATCGAACGATTGAACGCGCGATCGACGGCGCCCTCTTCCGGCTTCGACATACGACAACTTCCTCGCTACTGCGTCTGTTGCTGCATCAGTGAGTGGACAGCCACCACTGCTTGATCACGACACCCACAAAAAAAACGGCGGCGATGACGAGCAGGGTGAGGCCGAGCCGCTTGTTGCCCGCGCGGATCTGCTCGGGCGTTCGTCTTTGTTGTGGATTCCGGTTCATCTGAAACTTCGGTTCGGCGCCCGCCGCGCCTGCCTGCGCGGCAGGCAGCGGCGGAACGCACGGTGAAACTTACTCGACGTGCGGCGGTTGCTCGAACGTGTGGAAGGGAGCCGGGCTCGGCACCGTCCACTCGAGGCCTTCCGCGCCATCCCACGGCTTGTCCGACGCCTTTTCCAGCTCGCCGCCGCCACGGTAGGCCGGCAGCGCGACCGCGAACAGGAAGTACACCTGCGCGAGGCCGAAGCCGAATGCGCCGATCGTCGCCACCTGGTTGAAGTCCGTGAACTGCGCCGGGTAGTCCGCGTAGCGACGCGGCATGCCTGCGAGACCGACGAAGTGCATCGGGAAGAACGTCAGGTTGAAGAAGATCATCGACGCCCAGAAGTGGATCTTGCCGCGCGTCTCGTTGTACATCCAGCCCGTCCACTTCGGCGCCCAGTAGTACCAGCCCGAGAACAGCGCGAACAATGAGCCGGCCACCAGCACGTAGTGGAAGTGCGCCACCACGAAGTAGGTCCCGTGATACTGGATGTCGAGCGGCGCCATCGCGAGCATCAGGCCCGTGAGGCCGCCGAACGTGAACACGAACAGGAAGCCGATCGCGAACAGCATCGGGGTTTCGAACGTCATCGAGCCGCGCCACATCGTCGCGAGCCAGTTGAACACCTTCACGCCCGTCGGCACCGCGATCAGCATCGTCGCGTACATGAAGAACAGCTGGCCGGTCACCGGCATGCCCGTGGCGAACATGTGGTGCGCCCAGACCATGAACGACAGGATCGCGATCGAAGCCGTCGCGTACACCATCGAGCTATAGCCGAACAGCGTCTTGCGTGCGAACGCCGGGATCACCTGCGACACGATCCCGAACGCCGGCAGAATCATGATGTACACCTCGGGGTGGCCGAAGAACCAGAAGATGTGCTGGTACATCACCGGGTCGCCGCCGCCTGCCGCGTTGAAGAACGACGTGCCGAAGTGGCGGTCGAACAGCACCATCGTGATCGCGCCTGCCAGAACCGGCATCACGGCGATCAGCAGGTAAGCCGTGATCAGCCACGTCCACGCGAACATCGGCATCTTCATCAGCGTCATGCCCGGTGCGCGCATGTTCAGGATCGTCACGACGATGTTGATCCCGCCCATGATCGACGATGCGCCCATGATGTGAACCGCGAAGATCGCGAAGTCCATGCCCGGGCCCATCTGCGTCGACAGCGGCGCGTACAGCGTCCAGCCGGCGGCCGTCGCGCCGCCCGGCGCGAAGAACGAACCGACCAGCAGCACGGCCGCGACCGGCAGCAGCCAGAAGCTGAAGTTGTTCATCCGCGCGAACGCCATGTCGGACGCGCCGATCTGCAGCGGAATCATCCAGTTCGCGAAGCCGACGAACGCCGGCATGATCGCGCCGAACACCATGATCAGGCCGTGCATCGTCGTGAGTTCGTTGAAGAACTCCGGACGCATGATCTGCAGGCCCGGTTCGAACAGCTCGGCCCGGATGGCGAGCGCCATCACGCCGCCCGACAGGAACATGATGAACGAGAACAACAGGTACAGCGTACCGATGTCCTTGTGGTTGGTGGCGAACAGCCAGCGACGCCAGCCGTGCGGCATTTCGTGCGCGTGGTCGTCGTGCGCGTGGTCCGCGGCTACGTCGTGCCCGATGCTAGACATGAGAATCTCCTAATGCGAATACGTCGACTAACTCAGCGACACGTCAAGCCGCCGGGCCGATCTCGACACGCCGGGCTTCCTTCGCGTCAGCCCCGCCCGTGATCGTTTCCGGCTTTTTGAGAATAATGTGGTCTTCCGCCACGCCTGCTGCCTTCAGCGCGTCGCGCACGGCTTGTGCGCGATGCTTCGCCAGTTCGGCGTTCGCGTCGGCCGAGCCCGTCTTGTCGGTAAAGCCCGACAGCGCGAGCTTCGCGTCCGGATGTGCCTTCGCATAGTCGGCCGCAGCGGCGATCGCCGCCTTCGCGTCGGCCGGCAGCACGCTCTTGCCCGTCTCGAAGTAGATCGTCGACAGCGCGGCCGAGGCCGCTGCCGCCGGCTGCTCCGCGCCCGACGCAGCCTGCGCCGGTGCCGAAGCGGCTTCCGCCGGTGCCGCTGCCGCTGCGCCCGCCGCGTCTTCCGGCAGCTTGCCGTTACGCGCGTCGGCCACTTGCTTCGGCTGCAGCAGGTCGTTCTTGTGGTTGCCCCACGAATTGCGTTCGTACGTGACGACCGAGGCGATGTCGAGATCCGACAGCGACGCCCACGACGGCATCGCGCCCTTGCCGTGCAGCACGCGCTCGACGTGGGCGGCGATCGGGCCGTTCACGATCGGGCTGCCGTCCATGGCCGGGAACGCGCCGAGGCCCTTGCCGTTCACCTGGTGGCAGGCCGCGCAGTTCGCCTTGTAGACTTCCTCGCCGTGCGCGACGAGTTCAGCCATCGTGTAGACCTTGTTCGGATCGACTGCGGCGCTGGCCAGCTTGGCCTTCTGCGCGGTGACCCACTTCGCGTAGTCGTCATCCGACAGGACTTCGACCACGACCGGCATGTACGCGTGTTCCTTGCCGCACAGCTCGGTACAGAAACCGCGGAACGTACCGACCTTGTCGGCCTTGAACCACGTGTCGCGCACGAAGCCGGGGATCGCATCCTGCTTCACGCCGAACGCGGGCACGTACCACGAGTGGACGACGTCGTTCGCGGTCGTGATGATGCGGATCTTCTTGTTGACCGGCACGACGAGCGGGTTGTCGACTTCCTGCAGATAGGTGTCGGTGATCGGCTTCTTGCCCATCACTTCGTCACGCGGGGTGCTGAGCGTCGACAGGAAGCCGATGCCCTCGCCCGGGCCCTTCACGTAGTCGTAGCCCCACTTCCACTGGTAGCCGGTGACCTTGATCGTGAGATCGGCGTTGGTCGTGTCCTTCATCGCGACGACGGCCTTCGTCGCCGGCAGCGCCATCAGCACGACGATGACGAACGGCACGATCGTCCAGATGATCTCGACGGTCGTGCTTTCATGGAAATTGGCGGCCTTGTGGCCCTTGGATTTGCGGTGCGCGAAGATCGAATAGAACATCACGCCGAACACGCCGACGAAGATCACCGTACACAGGATGAGCATCATCGTGTGGAGATCGTAGAGCTCCTCGGCGATCTTCGTGACAGGCGGCTGAAAGTTGATCTCGTTGACACGGGGACCGCCCGGGCTATCACCGACCGCCAGGGCGGCACCGGCAAAGAGCAATCCGCTGCATGCCAGCACGCCCGCGAGGGCTCGCTTGATTGTTTTCATAGCATCCTTACCCAAAATTTCCATTCAAACCCTCCCCCGTCGCAAGCGACCGGCCCTATCCGCCGGTGCCCGCGCCTCGTCAGCCGCAGCGCCTGAGCGATACGCGCAGTTCGTCGGCGAACTGCGCCCGCTTGTACTGCGCGAGATGCTGACCGATTACGACGGTCTGCCCGCGCGATACCAGCCGAATCGGATCGCGTGGCGTCGCACCCGGCTCGACCCGCACCCAGCGCGGGTTGAATTCGATCTGCGTGAGCCGCTCCGCATCCATTCGCTCGATCACGAGCCGGTGCGGATACAGCCTGATGCGTTCGTAATCGACCGCATGGCGAGCATAGATCGCAAATGCGACACCCACAGCCAGCAACTCGATTCCGGTGAAGGGCATGACGAGCCAAGCCCCCCGCCACATCAGCAATGTCGCGATCACCAGCGAGAAGCCCGCGAGCGACGCATAAAACAGCACGAACTGGCGCGGCGACGCCGAACAGTTGCGTTTCATCAGCCAGTCTTCCAGGACCGGCTCGCCGTTCGTCGTCTCCGCCAACACCCTCGCTGCTTCCATCGCCGCCTCACGCGAATGGCATGCGATGCATGCCTGCATCGGACTCGTCGGCCCGTATTGCGGGGACCCCGGGACGACAAGCTGACGCATTATAGGCGGGTTCAATGGCATCCACAAGCAAGCGACTATCGGCCCGCGAGCCAAGCGCGACAAGCTTTCCGGCCATTTTAGGCGCCAATTCGACCCCGCTTTGCGCCGCTAATTTCAGACATAACAAAACCCCTCTTTACCGCTTTACCGATTCTTCGGACGCCCCTTTCCGATGTCCTCGATGCGCACGATCCCGTGCCCTTCGGCGGTCGTGCGCGGCACGGCCTTCCACGCGTGGCCGTAGATCACTTCGAACGTCAGCGGAATCGTGCCGTCCTCGCGCCGGCGGGCCTCCAGCGCGTCGCCGAGCGCCGCGCGAAAGCGCCGCGTCGCGCGCTGCGGCGCCTCGCGGTCGAACGGATAGGCGCCCCAGCGGCGCACGTCGGCCAGCAGCGAGTCGGGGGATTTGTAGGTGACGGTCAGCACTTCCTGATCCATCACGGGAATCTCGAAGCCGCTCTCGACGAGCATGTCGCCGAGATCGTGCATGTCGACGAAATCGATCACGCGCGCGGCGGGCGGCGCCATGCCCAGCGCCGCTTCGGCGTCCGCGCAGGCCGCGCGCAGTTCGCGCAGCGTATCGGGGCCGAGCGTGCTGAACATCAGCAGCCCGTTCACGCGCAGCACGCGCTGCCATTCGGGCAGCACCGCGTCCGGGCGCGAATGCCAGTGGAGGGCGAGATTCGACCAGATCAGGTCGAACGCGCCGCCGGGGAACGGCAGCGCGGCGAAATCGGCCTGCGCGACGCGCGGGCCGCGCGGGCCCAGTGCGCGGCCGAGCGAGGCCGGCAGCCAGCGGCGCCAGCTCGTCTGCTCGACCTCGCGCTGCCCTGCTCGCGCGAGCATCGCGCCGGACAGGTCGACGCCGAACACGGGCGCCTCGGGAAAGCGCGCGCGCAGCGCCGGCAGGTCGTCGCCCGGGCCGCAGCCCGCGTCCAGCACGGCTGCGGGGCTCACCTTGATGTATTCGAGGCGCTCGTTCATGCGCTGCGCGATCTCGCGCGGCAGGAACGCGACCGCATCGAACGTGGCGGCACGGCGATCGAAGATCCGCCGCAGGCGCCTTGCGTCATTGGCCGGACGGCCGGTTGAAGTCGAAGCTGGGGACATGTCGGGCACACTGGCGAAGAGCCCGAAGTATACTCGCTCGCCTCGCAGGCTTCATTGAGGCGGGGTGTCAGGAGTGTTGCAATGATCCGCCGTTCCGCCCCGCGCACGATGCGCGTCGCTTTGTCGCAGGTTCGCGCGCTGGCAGCGCGCGTCGCCTCGGTCGCGCTGCCGAATCGCTGCGCACTGTGCGGCAATTTGTCACACAGCCTGATTTGCGGTGCTTGCGACGCCGCGTACTGGAATGAAGCGCGACTGCGCTGCGACGTCTGCGCGCTGCCGCTGGGCATCGGGCCATCGCGTTCGCCCCCGCGACGCGGCGCTCGCGCCGGCCGCGTTACCGCATACCGTTGCGACGCGTGCCGCACGGCGCCGCCGCCGTTCGATGCGACGCTCGCGCTGGCGGATTACCGCGCACCGCTCGACGGGCTCGCGCGCGGCCTGAAGTTTCACCGGCAACTCGCGCTCGGCACCGAATTCGCGGCGCGGCTCGCCCGGTTGATCGACGATACACCCGGCGCCGGCGGCTTCGACCTGGTGGCGCCGGTGCCGCTGTCGCACCGGCGGCTCGTTGCGCGCGGCTACAACCAGGCGTGGGCGATCGCGCGCCCGCTCGCGCGGCGGCTCGGCGTGCGCGCGGATGCGGTGCTGCTCGCGCGCGTCGCCGACACCGCGCCGCAGTCGCGGCTCGACCGGCACGCACGACGCGACAACGTGATGGCGGCATTCGCGGTGGCGGGTGGCGTCGCGGGCCGCCACGTCGCGCTCGTCGACGACGTGATGACGTCCGGCGCGACGCTCGCGGCCGCCGCGCATGCACTGAAGGCCGCGGGCGCCGCGCACGTGACGAATCTGGTTGCGCTGCGCACCGCCAGGGATTAATTAGATAGAGAGGCCAGCCGCCCGAGCACGGCGGCGGCCGCCACGAACCGGCCGGCCGGGAACGCGCACATGGCGCCGCCCCGGCCGGCCCAGCCAGACCGAAACATGTTCAACGTCGTCCTCGTCGCCCCCGAAATTCCGCCGAACACCGGCAACGTGATCCGCCTGTGCGCCAACACGGGCGCGCGTCTGCACCTGATCGAGCCGCTCGGCTTCCCGCTCGACGACGCGCGGATGCGCCGCGCGGGCCTCGACTATCACGAGTATGCGCAGATGCGCGTGCACCGCGACTGGGATGCGTTCATCGCGGCGGAAACGCCCGACCCCGCACGGATGTTCGCGTTCACGACGCGCGGCTCGGGCCGCTTCCACGATCACGCGTTCCTGCCCGGCGACTGGTTCGTGTTCGGCTCGGAAACGCGCGGCCTGCCCGCCGAGCTGCTCGAGCGCTTTCCGAACGAACAGCGCGTGCGCCTGCCGATGCGGCCGGACAACCGCAGCCTGAACCTGTCGAACACGGTCGCAGTGGTCGTGTTCGAGGCGTGGCGCCAGGCCGGCTTCGAAGGCGGCGCCTGACGCCTGCACGGCGCAGCGCGCCACGCGGGACGCGTCACGTCCGTGCGAGCCGCGCGCGATACAGGTCGTAGATGTCGGGAGAAAAGCACGCGAACACCACGCGTGCGAGGTTCGGCGCCTGCGGCAGCATTTCGGCGACGGTGCCCACCGCGATCTCGACGGCTTCCTCGGCCGGATAGCGATAGATGCCGCAACTGATCGCCGGGAACGCGATCGACGTCGCCGCGACCTCCTCGGCCAGCTCGATCGCGCGCCGGTAGCACGACGCGAGCAGGTCGGCCTCGCCGCGCCCGCCGCCGTGCCACACGGGCCCGACCGCATGGATCACGTAGCGCGCCGGCAGCCCGTGGCCGCGCGTGAGCTTGGCGTCGCCCGTCTCGCAGCCGCCGAGCGTGCGGCATTCGGCCAGCAGGCCGGGGCCGGCCGCGCGATGGATCGCGCCGTCGACGCCGCCCCCGCCGAGCAGCGAGCCGTTCGCGGCGTTGACGATCGCGTCGACATCGAGCGTCGTGATGTCGACGACCTGCGCATCGAGCGTGGTGGAATGGATCTGCAGCATGACAACCTCCCGGAACGCCGGAGACTGTTCAAGCGTAGCGCGCTTTGACGCCGCGCGCCCGCAGCGAACACGGCACCCAAAGGCGCCGGGTCGTATTACTCGGCGCGCGCGTCGCGCCGCAGCAGGCCGCTGACGGCGTCGCGCGGCGCGATGCCGTCGAACAGCACGCCGCACACGGCTTCGGTGATCGGCATTTCGATCGACTGCGCGCGTGCGATGGCCAGCACGGCCTGCGCGCAGCGCACGCCTTCGGCCACGTGGCCGAGCGCGCCGAGGATGTCGTTCAGCGTGCGGCCGGCCGCCAGTTGCAGGCCGACCGTGCGGTTGCGCGACAGGTCGCCCGTGGCGGTGAGGATCAGGTCGCCGAGGCCCGTGAGGCCCGTGAAGGTTTCCGCCCGGCCGCCGAGCGCGACACCGAGGCGCGACATTTCGGCGAGGCCGCGCGTAATCAGCGCGGCGCGCGCGTTCAGCCCGAGGCCGAGACCGTCGGCGATGCCGGTCGCGATCGCGAGCACGTTCTTCACCGCGCCGCCAACCTCGACGCCGACCACGTCGTCGCCTGTATAGATCCGCATCGCGCCGTGATGGAACGCGGCGAGCGTGCGCTCGCGGCATTCGGCGGACGTGCTCGCCACCGTCAGCGCGACGGGCAGCGACTGCCCGACTTCGCGCGCGAAGCTCGGCCCCGACAGCACGCCGTTGCTGAGCTGCCCGGGCAGCTCGGCCGCGA of Burkholderia sp. HI2500 contains these proteins:
- a CDS encoding SCO family protein, with protein sequence MQSPRQGSAAAPMSPAARKRGRWMLVLLGLVCAAPMIASYFTYYVIKPKGGSTNYGTLIEPQRPIPADLQVTDETGKTVPLSSLRGVWLFVMTDSSACDEACAKKLYFMRQIRVTQAGERHRLTMVWLRSDAGAMPQKVLDAYPDTRRLVADPAAVAAWLPADAGTKDSDHLYMVDPNGNLMMRFPKDPNPGKIKADVTKLLKWSSIG
- a CDS encoding SURF1 family protein → MKIRWLPALLILVVVAVTIRLGFWQRDRAHQKEALQASIARYEQAPPVDVGARPMPLASIEFHRVRATGRFLPEQAVFLDNRPYNDQPGFYVVMPFKLTGGGVVLVNRGWLPRNIADRTAIEPFATPAGDVEIVGIARADASRAFELGEGGSAAHQKIRQNLDVAAYAKETGLPLQPFVIQQTSDDGDKLVRDWPAATTGVERNYGYMFQWWAMAAAALGFGLYAARRAAKKSAGA
- a CDS encoding twin transmembrane helix small protein, which translates into the protein MHILVPIAFVLIIASMGSALYFMMHDRGHTKRMVWSLATRVGLSVSLFLLILIANAMGWIHSTGLPIGR
- a CDS encoding cytochrome c oxidase subunit 3; translated protein: MSGQNQTPYYFVPHPSHHPISAAIGLLVMLGSAALWINGHDWAPFTALLGLLWLLFTLYHWFGDAIAESEGGHYGKNVDKSYRWSMSWFIFSEVMFFGAFFGALFYAREIALHQLGSLDYKLIWPDFSAVWPNEGPAALAGHFKTMGPWPIPTLNTAFLLSSGVTLTISHHALRDDHRKKAIAWLAATLAFGICFLFLQGFEYYHAYNELNLTLNSGVYGSTFFLLTGFHGFHVFLGGTMLAVVLVRMIRGHFKPDHHFAFEGAAWYWHFVDVVWLGLYVVVYWL
- a CDS encoding DUF2970 domain-containing protein; the protein is MTEGKRGGSFGQALKAVLWSFFGVRKRRDLEADATQLNPLHVLIVALLAAGLFIGVLILVVRAVVG
- a CDS encoding cytochrome c oxidase assembly protein codes for the protein MSKPEEGAVDRAFNRSMLVKLFVVAGLMFGFGFALIPMYRAICQITGINNLVQRDVSEREVKNSQVDYSRTVSVEFDANARGPLGFKPEHNSLDVHPGELMTIVYDVTNGQGRPVVAQAIPSYAPKQATEFFKKIECFCFTQQTLAANESRKMPVVFVIDPKLPKDVKTITLSYTFFELNTPATPAPAPGKTAAQGAAKPDA
- a CDS encoding cytochrome oxidase small assembly protein; translated protein: MNRNPQQRRTPEQIRAGNKRLGLTLLVIAAVFFVGVVIKQWWLSTH
- the ctaD gene encoding cytochrome c oxidase subunit I; protein product: MSSIGHDVAADHAHDDHAHEMPHGWRRWLFATNHKDIGTLYLLFSFIMFLSGGVMALAIRAELFEPGLQIMRPEFFNELTTMHGLIMVFGAIMPAFVGFANWMIPLQIGASDMAFARMNNFSFWLLPVAAVLLVGSFFAPGGATAAGWTLYAPLSTQMGPGMDFAIFAVHIMGASSIMGGINIVVTILNMRAPGMTLMKMPMFAWTWLITAYLLIAVMPVLAGAITMVLFDRHFGTSFFNAAGGGDPVMYQHIFWFFGHPEVYIMILPAFGIVSQVIPAFARKTLFGYSSMVYATASIAILSFMVWAHHMFATGMPVTGQLFFMYATMLIAVPTGVKVFNWLATMWRGSMTFETPMLFAIGFLFVFTFGGLTGLMLAMAPLDIQYHGTYFVVAHFHYVLVAGSLFALFSGWYYWAPKWTGWMYNETRGKIHFWASMIFFNLTFFPMHFVGLAGMPRRYADYPAQFTDFNQVATIGAFGFGLAQVYFLFAVALPAYRGGGELEKASDKPWDGAEGLEWTVPSPAPFHTFEQPPHVE
- the coxB gene encoding cytochrome c oxidase subunit II; the protein is MEILGKDAMKTIKRALAGVLACSGLLFAGAALAVGDSPGGPRVNEINFQPPVTKIAEELYDLHTMMLILCTVIFVGVFGVMFYSIFAHRKSKGHKAANFHESTTVEIIWTIVPFVIVVLMALPATKAVVAMKDTTNADLTIKVTGYQWKWGYDYVKGPGEGIGFLSTLSTPRDEVMGKKPITDTYLQEVDNPLVVPVNKKIRIITTANDVVHSWYVPAFGVKQDAIPGFVRDTWFKADKVGTFRGFCTELCGKEHAYMPVVVEVLSDDDYAKWVTAQKAKLASAAVDPNKVYTMAELVAHGEEVYKANCAACHQVNGKGLGAFPAMDGSPIVNGPIAAHVERVLHGKGAMPSWASLSDLDIASVVTYERNSWGNHKNDLLQPKQVADARNGKLPEDAAGAAAAAPAEAASAPAQAASGAEQPAAAASAALSTIYFETGKSVLPADAKAAIAAAADYAKAHPDAKLALSGFTDKTGSADANAELAKHRAQAVRDALKAAGVAEDHIILKKPETITGGADAKEARRVEIGPAA
- a CDS encoding DUF2244 domain-containing protein, yielding MQACIACHSREAAMEAARVLAETTNGEPVLEDWLMKRNCSASPRQFVLFYASLAGFSLVIATLLMWRGAWLVMPFTGIELLAVGVAFAIYARHAVDYERIRLYPHRLVIERMDAERLTQIEFNPRWVRVEPGATPRDPIRLVSRGQTVVIGQHLAQYKRAQFADELRVSLRRCG
- a CDS encoding methyltransferase domain-containing protein, which produces MSPASTSTGRPANDARRLRRIFDRRAATFDAVAFLPREIAQRMNERLEYIKVSPAAVLDAGCGPGDDLPALRARFPEAPVFGVDLSGAMLARAGQREVEQTSWRRWLPASLGRALGPRGPRVAQADFAALPFPGGAFDLIWSNLALHWHSRPDAVLPEWQRVLRVNGLLMFSTLGPDTLRELRAACADAEAALGMAPPAARVIDFVDMHDLGDMLVESGFEIPVMDQEVLTVTYKSPDSLLADVRRWGAYPFDREAPQRATRRFRAALGDALEARRREDGTIPLTFEVIYGHAWKAVPRTTAEGHGIVRIEDIGKGRPKNR
- a CDS encoding ComF family protein, which codes for MIRRSAPRTMRVALSQVRALAARVASVALPNRCALCGNLSHSLICGACDAAYWNEARLRCDVCALPLGIGPSRSPPRRGARAGRVTAYRCDACRTAPPPFDATLALADYRAPLDGLARGLKFHRQLALGTEFAARLARLIDDTPGAGGFDLVAPVPLSHRRLVARGYNQAWAIARPLARRLGVRADAVLLARVADTAPQSRLDRHARRDNVMAAFAVAGGVAGRHVALVDDVMTSGATLAAAAHALKAAGAAHVTNLVALRTARD
- the trmL gene encoding tRNA (uridine(34)/cytosine(34)/5-carboxymethylaminomethyluridine(34)-2'-O)-methyltransferase TrmL; the protein is MFNVVLVAPEIPPNTGNVIRLCANTGARLHLIEPLGFPLDDARMRRAGLDYHEYAQMRVHRDWDAFIAAETPDPARMFAFTTRGSGRFHDHAFLPGDWFVFGSETRGLPAELLERFPNEQRVRLPMRPDNRSLNLSNTVAVVVFEAWRQAGFEGGA
- a CDS encoding O-acetyl-ADP-ribose deacetylase, giving the protein MLQIHSTTLDAQVVDITTLDVDAIVNAANGSLLGGGGVDGAIHRAAGPGLLAECRTLGGCETGDAKLTRGHGLPARYVIHAVGPVWHGGGRGEADLLASCYRRAIELAEEVAATSIAFPAISCGIYRYPAEEAVEIAVGTVAEMLPQAPNLARVVFACFSPDIYDLYRARLART